A genomic stretch from Methanomassiliicoccales archaeon includes:
- a CDS encoding translation initiation factor IF-5A — protein MTWTQAEVRELKEGRYILIDDEPCKIISITTSKPGKHGEAKARIDAIGIFDEQKRSIVHPVKHKVQVPIIDKRKAQVLAIVGDEAQLMDLETYENFQLHIPEELKGQLKPGEEVMYLVAMGKRKITRV, from the coding sequence ATGACATGGACGCAGGCTGAAGTAAGGGAACTCAAAGAAGGAAGGTACATCCTCATCGATGATGAACCATGCAAGATCATTTCAATCACGACATCAAAGCCAGGGAAGCATGGCGAAGCGAAAGCTCGAATCGATGCGATCGGGATATTTGATGAACAAAAGAGAAGTATTGTTCATCCTGTGAAACACAAAGTCCAGGTGCCTATTATTGACAAGAGAAAAGCGCAGGTTCTAGCGATCGTCGGCGATGAGGCACAGCTCATGGACCTTGAGACATACGAGAATTTTCAGTTACATATTCCAGAAGAACTTAAGGGACAATTGAAACCTGGCGAGGAGGTCATGTACCTCGTTGCAATGGGTAAGAGAAAGATCACCAGGGTCTGA
- the dapA gene encoding 4-hydroxy-tetrahydrodipicolinate synthase has product MPRAEWLKGIYPAIVTPFKKDETIDEEALRNLVDFLIKDVNGFVVAGTTGEFVYLTDEERLRTLEIVIDQVNKRVPVIAGTGASSTKATVELTQRAKDMGADAALVVTPYYFNPTWKEIYEHFDAVNEVGLPIILYNIPQCAGMHQQWWTTEGLAYLDHVIGVKDSSGDLPYMTALFEKIRGKINILCGYDEVGTAALLSGADGLILASANLIPDIWQKIYQHVQRGEIEEARQLQQKIQKLVRIIARTSGNQAVKEGLWMMGIDVGYSRRPTMPGDAFRHEDREEMRIELEILGKIKPRETTYILGDKKIITRVPATPQTPTVVENFSLKVGEGYAGPPYHEIAHTDLLIGIKGGPVDIAIERALQADAGQGKMRIVHDLPKTLLVPTVTPRTKKQEELLYVHAVAGLKWAIEASIQDGFLPKEILDDIVLLANVFVHPAAANRHRVKVNNYKAARYAIRKAIEGRPTLDEIFYQKESVRHPFKYTP; this is encoded by the coding sequence ATGCCCAGGGCTGAATGGTTAAAGGGGATCTATCCAGCGATCGTGACACCTTTCAAGAAGGATGAAACGATCGACGAGGAAGCACTGAGGAATCTCGTTGATTTTCTCATCAAGGATGTCAACGGTTTCGTCGTTGCTGGAACGACAGGGGAATTCGTTTATCTGACGGATGAAGAGAGACTAAGGACACTTGAGATCGTCATTGATCAGGTCAACAAGAGAGTCCCTGTGATTGCTGGTACAGGTGCGAGCAGCACGAAGGCGACCGTCGAGTTAACGCAGAGAGCAAAGGATATGGGGGCGGATGCGGCGCTCGTTGTCACTCCTTATTATTTCAACCCAACGTGGAAGGAGATCTACGAGCATTTTGACGCGGTCAACGAGGTTGGCCTTCCGATTATCCTGTACAACATTCCACAATGCGCCGGCATGCACCAGCAGTGGTGGACAACAGAAGGACTTGCGTACCTGGATCATGTTATCGGTGTCAAGGACTCGAGTGGCGATCTGCCTTACATGACCGCGCTCTTCGAGAAGATACGAGGAAAAATCAATATTCTCTGCGGTTACGACGAGGTGGGAACTGCTGCACTGCTCAGCGGTGCGGACGGACTGATACTCGCAAGTGCCAATCTCATTCCTGATATCTGGCAGAAAATCTATCAGCATGTCCAAAGGGGTGAAATCGAAGAGGCGAGACAGCTTCAACAGAAGATCCAGAAACTCGTCAGGATCATCGCGAGGACCAGCGGAAATCAAGCAGTCAAGGAAGGGCTGTGGATGATGGGCATCGATGTCGGATATTCGCGAAGACCGACGATGCCTGGAGACGCATTCAGGCACGAGGATAGAGAGGAGATGAGAATCGAACTGGAAATCCTAGGTAAGATCAAGCCGAGGGAGACCACTTACATTCTCGGAGACAAAAAAATAATCACAAGAGTTCCCGCGACACCTCAAACACCCACGGTCGTTGAGAATTTCTCGCTTAAAGTCGGCGAAGGTTATGCTGGGCCGCCTTATCACGAAATTGCCCACACAGACCTGTTGATCGGTATCAAAGGAGGACCGGTCGACATTGCGATCGAGAGAGCACTCCAAGCCGACGCAGGCCAGGGAAAGATGAGAATCGTTCACGATCTGCCTAAAACCTTACTTGTCCCGACAGTCACGCCGAGAACGAAGAAACAGGAAGAGCTGCTGTATGTTCACGCCGTCGCTGGACTCAAATGGGCCATCGAGGCGAGCATCCAGGACGGTTTCCTGCCGAAGGAGATCCTCGACGACATCGTTCTCCTCGCGAATGTTTTTGTTCACCCCGCAGCTGCCAACAGGCACAGGGTGAAGGTCAACAATTACAAGGCGGCGAGATATGCGATCAGAAAAGCAATCGAGGGAAGACCGACGCTCGACGAGATCTTCTATCAGAAAGAATCAGTGAGGCATCCATTCAAATACACGCCATAA
- a CDS encoding class II aldolase/adducin family protein, with protein MTIEEKLRKEIVRYGRLLYERGLNTGMAGNISARVDDDRILITPSGRCKGFLKENEILIVTIKDGKASGKGKPSIETPMHIAIYERRKDVGAVIHTHPIYSTVLAVAGVPLKTALTPEGPLVLGKVPLIPYRVPGTHDLGECVAAMIGDNNACLLEKHGALSVGSNLEEAFLRLETLEFLATIQVHLTHFGEVEELPEEALKAINTKK; from the coding sequence ATGACCATCGAAGAAAAGCTGAGAAAAGAGATAGTCAGGTACGGAAGATTGCTTTACGAAAGAGGTTTGAACACGGGCATGGCAGGCAATATCAGCGCGAGAGTTGACGATGATCGCATACTCATCACACCCTCTGGTCGATGCAAGGGTTTTCTGAAAGAAAATGAAATTCTGATCGTAACGATAAAAGATGGAAAGGCGTCTGGAAAGGGAAAACCGTCCATCGAAACCCCCATGCATATCGCGATTTACGAGAGAAGGAAAGATGTTGGAGCGGTGATCCACACCCATCCCATATACTCAACTGTACTCGCAGTTGCTGGCGTACCTCTGAAAACCGCATTGACACCTGAGGGTCCTCTTGTACTCGGAAAAGTGCCGCTCATCCCATACAGAGTGCCGGGCACACATGATCTCGGTGAGTGCGTCGCGGCAATGATCGGCGACAACAATGCCTGTCTGCTGGAAAAACACGGCGCTTTGTCCGTTGGTTCGAATCTTGAGGAAGCTTTCTTGCGCCTTGAAACACTCGAATTCCTCGCAACGATTCAGGTTCACCTGACGCATTTCGGTGAAGTCGAAGAACTGCCGGAAGAGGCGTTGAAGGCGATCAATACGAAAAAGTGA
- the mtnA gene encoding S-methyl-5-thioribose-1-phosphate isomerase: MRVIVEGKLTEVRAVWFENNKVKMIDQRILPLEFKILSFYKCSEVAEAIRNMTIRGAPSIGAAAAYGLTLGALRGDNLETATNMLRRTRPTANDLFYAIDYMLNAIASGKDPITAANAYADAIVEKCKRIGKHGSSLIKNNSKVMTHCNAGALASVDVGTALAPLRIARDEGKNFFVYVSETRPRLQGMRLTSWELLNEGIPHAIIADAASGHYMKKDVDVIIVGADRIASNGDFANKIGTFEKAVLAKELGIPFYVAAPVSTFDFSIESGDEIPIESRSEDEVMEIEGRRIAPEGASALNPAFDVTPNKYVTGFITEIGILKPSEISKMKIKR; encoded by the coding sequence TTGAGGGTCATTGTTGAAGGAAAGCTGACTGAAGTGAGAGCGGTATGGTTCGAGAATAATAAGGTAAAGATGATCGACCAGCGAATACTTCCCCTCGAATTCAAAATTTTGTCATTTTACAAATGCAGCGAAGTGGCCGAGGCGATAAGGAATATGACGATCAGAGGCGCTCCCTCAATCGGTGCGGCAGCTGCCTACGGTCTAACTCTTGGTGCTCTTCGTGGTGACAATTTGGAAACAGCAACGAATATGTTGAGACGAACTCGTCCGACTGCAAACGATCTTTTTTACGCGATCGACTACATGCTCAACGCCATCGCATCCGGCAAAGATCCTATCACGGCCGCAAATGCTTATGCCGATGCGATCGTTGAAAAATGCAAAAGAATTGGAAAACACGGCTCATCGCTCATAAAAAACAATTCTAAGGTGATGACCCACTGCAACGCAGGGGCTCTCGCTTCTGTCGATGTTGGTACGGCCCTCGCACCGCTCCGCATTGCACGCGACGAAGGAAAAAATTTTTTTGTCTATGTTTCGGAAACAAGACCTCGTCTCCAAGGTATGAGACTCACCTCATGGGAGCTGCTGAATGAGGGAATTCCCCACGCGATCATCGCCGATGCCGCTTCTGGACATTACATGAAAAAAGATGTTGATGTTATCATCGTCGGCGCCGACAGAATCGCGTCAAATGGGGATTTTGCGAATAAAATTGGAACATTCGAAAAAGCGGTCCTTGCCAAAGAGCTCGGAATACCTTTCTATGTCGCAGCACCCGTTTCAACATTCGATTTCTCCATCGAAAGCGGGGACGAGATACCTATTGAGAGCAGAAGCGAGGATGAAGTAATGGAAATAGAAGGACGAAGAATTGCACCTGAGGGTGCAAGCGCGCTCAACCCAGCATTCGATGTGACCCCGAACAAGTATGTGACCGGATTCATCACAGAGATCGGCATTCTCAAGCCGTCTGAGATCTCTAAAATGAAAATAAAGAGATGA
- a CDS encoding TMEM165/GDT1 family protein translates to MDLAPLISAFILIALTEIGDKTMIAVITLSSKHSRQSVFIGAMLALGTVSAIGVLIGDALFEIISREIIEIAAGALFILAGLLMLLLPEKEERIEKVKYERMGGLLGSFIFVTLMELGDKTQLSIIALSAESGAGFFVFTGAMAAFALITLIEVFFGGEIGKRVDRKYIKIASGAVFLVFGLIFIIQALI, encoded by the coding sequence ATGGATCTTGCACCGCTTATCTCCGCCTTCATTCTGATCGCACTGACGGAGATCGGCGACAAGACGATGATCGCCGTCATTACCCTCTCCTCAAAACATTCCCGCCAGTCGGTCTTTATCGGGGCAATGCTCGCTCTGGGAACCGTCTCCGCTATCGGCGTTTTGATCGGAGATGCCCTTTTCGAAATTATTTCGAGAGAAATCATCGAGATCGCGGCAGGCGCCTTGTTTATTCTTGCGGGCCTCTTAATGCTACTCCTACCTGAAAAAGAGGAGAGGATTGAAAAGGTGAAATACGAGCGGATGGGCGGTCTTCTTGGCTCATTCATTTTCGTGACACTAATGGAGCTCGGAGACAAGACACAGCTTTCTATCATCGCTCTGTCTGCTGAGTCTGGTGCAGGCTTCTTTGTGTTTACTGGTGCGATGGCGGCATTCGCCCTCATCACGCTCATCGAGGTCTTTTTTGGCGGCGAGATCGGCAAGAGGGTCGATCGAAAATACATAAAAATCGCCAGCGGTGCTGTCTTCTTGGTCTTCGGCCTCATTTTCATCATTCAGGCATTGATATAG
- the speB gene encoding agmatinase encodes MNISNLRFADANASFDDASFVIMGIPFDRTTSFRPGARYAPNAIRISSYNFETLLFEHGIDLVDIPIHDAGDFEEVGTVDDMVDGVLEVAKKIVKAGKFPLFIGGEHSVTIPTVRSFDDIGVITIDAHLDYRESYLGLKNSHACVTRRISEHVGLDNVVVFGVRSISSDEIGDRMPKYFDAFTIREMGVEEAFRKALSLIKKDRIFFSLDIDGIDPAYAPGTGTPEPFGLSPYDVKKCLNIVAPKLVGFDVSEVSPPYDNGNTAALAARMMREVIAVVWKQRSLR; translated from the coding sequence ATGAATATTTCAAATCTGCGGTTCGCGGATGCGAACGCTTCCTTTGATGACGCATCATTTGTCATCATGGGCATCCCATTCGACCGGACAACCTCATTCCGCCCAGGCGCTCGGTATGCTCCGAACGCAATAAGAATCTCCTCTTACAACTTCGAGACGCTACTTTTCGAGCATGGGATTGACCTCGTTGATATCCCTATACACGATGCTGGCGACTTCGAGGAAGTGGGAACTGTTGACGATATGGTCGACGGTGTTCTCGAAGTTGCAAAGAAGATTGTAAAGGCTGGGAAATTCCCTCTCTTCATAGGCGGAGAGCACTCAGTGACAATACCGACGGTCAGGTCATTTGACGACATCGGTGTCATCACAATTGACGCACACCTCGACTATCGGGAAAGCTATCTAGGCCTAAAAAACAGCCACGCCTGCGTCACCAGAAGAATTTCTGAACATGTTGGATTAGATAATGTTGTAGTTTTTGGCGTCCGTTCGATTTCTTCCGATGAAATAGGAGATAGGATGCCAAAATACTTCGATGCCTTCACGATCAGGGAGATGGGGGTCGAAGAGGCGTTCAGGAAGGCATTGAGCCTGATAAAAAAAGATAGGATTTTCTTCTCTCTGGACATCGACGGCATCGATCCGGCCTACGCTCCTGGGACTGGAACGCCAGAACCTTTCGGTCTTTCCCCTTATGATGTGAAGAAATGCCTTAACATCGTTGCCCCCAAACTCGTCGGCTTTGATGTGAGCGAAGTTTCGCCACCATATGATAACGGGAACACCGCTGCTCTCGCGGCCAGGATGATGAGAGAAGTGATCGCGGTCGTGTGGAAACAACGATCGTTGCGGTGA
- a CDS encoding ribosomal biogenesis protein — MILVTKWFGVFLCDGQKIKKYILFEKNPKTIAQKLASIQKGEILPEERELAQKRVQVADIRLAELGKPVYVDTSFIKPEDFSFSETLMHEAMVELGKLRTRESVQPDRLIVQAIRAIDDINESINVMSERLHEWYGLHFPELNDYAKEKKYTDLIARHGRRESIIEEIGVEIESIGGEMLDEDLDAIRMLASSILKLYDTKEHFENYISRKMEEIAPNLTTLLSANLAARLISLAGSLERLSKLPSSTVQLLGAEKAMFLHLKNHKKPPKHGIIYQHPAVHRAPYWHRGKIARSLASKITIAARVDYWRGEFIGDRLVEELDRRKKEIEDKYPAPPKKPHGKR, encoded by the coding sequence ATGATTCTCGTTACGAAATGGTTCGGGGTTTTTCTTTGCGACGGACAGAAAATCAAGAAATACATCCTCTTCGAAAAAAATCCGAAGACCATCGCACAGAAGCTCGCCTCTATCCAGAAGGGTGAAATTTTACCGGAAGAGAGAGAACTCGCTCAAAAAAGAGTGCAGGTCGCTGATATTCGACTCGCTGAGCTGGGAAAGCCGGTGTATGTTGACACTTCCTTCATCAAGCCAGAAGATTTCTCATTTTCAGAGACACTGATGCATGAAGCGATGGTTGAATTGGGCAAATTGAGAACGAGAGAATCAGTTCAACCTGATCGGTTAATCGTGCAGGCAATCAGGGCGATCGACGACATCAATGAATCAATCAACGTGATGAGCGAAAGGCTGCACGAATGGTATGGCCTTCATTTCCCTGAGCTCAACGATTATGCGAAAGAGAAGAAATACACTGATCTCATTGCCAGGCACGGCAGGCGTGAGAGCATAATAGAGGAAATTGGCGTCGAAATCGAATCAATTGGAGGAGAAATGCTAGATGAAGATCTCGATGCGATCAGAATGCTCGCCTCCTCAATTCTCAAACTTTACGACACAAAAGAACACTTTGAAAACTACATTTCCCGCAAAATGGAAGAAATCGCACCGAATCTGACAACACTGCTCTCCGCCAACCTTGCTGCCAGACTGATCTCTCTTGCAGGAAGTCTTGAAAGGCTGTCGAAACTTCCGTCCAGCACTGTTCAACTGCTCGGTGCGGAAAAAGCAATGTTTCTTCATTTGAAAAATCATAAGAAGCCGCCGAAACATGGGATTATATATCAGCATCCTGCCGTTCACAGAGCTCCCTACTGGCATAGGGGAAAGATCGCGCGCTCCCTCGCATCGAAAATCACGATTGCGGCAAGAGTCGATTACTGGCGAGGAGAATTCATCGGCGATCGACTTGTTGAAGAGCTGGATAGAAGGAAAAAGGAAATTGAAGATAAATATCCGGCACCGCCGAAGAAACCGCACGGCAAACGCTGA
- the dapA gene encoding 4-hydroxy-tetrahydrodipicolinate synthase produces the protein MSKKFRLQGVYPALVTPFDKKEEVNEEAFRALIRSVFDHVDGFVPCGTTGEFEYMKYEERKRIFDICIDEANGKKPVIAGTGDPCTRNVIELSKYAEDAGADACLVVTPYFLHPSDKGIYEHFYQLSRAVDIPIIMYNIPQTVGGYLPRRVIEDLAEIDNIVGLKDSSGNLTYTMEVLEKVGDKIDIVVGHDEVVLPALAGGCTGMILASAQIYPDIWQKVYRAVREGNLVEARKQQLKVQKLSRIFCRYGGPVPIKIALKYMGLDMGKTRSPLKEGGVILHEDREEIRLELEKIGKIPVSEPPVEAPELPLEKRFEDIGISAAELSNNMIYIGSASAGTGINKVRVDLVAGPKDGAVGVAFASQLVYLRRGYEALPAILEPNLSAKPSCLIVPTVELKNLRQANIMYGPAQAGIAKAIADKVEMNVIPKDIIDTHVMLVKAFVHPNALERGILYKNFYDATVRAIDMAFGRGVM, from the coding sequence ATGAGCAAGAAATTCAGGCTCCAGGGAGTTTATCCCGCTCTCGTAACGCCTTTTGACAAAAAGGAGGAGGTCAACGAGGAGGCTTTTCGCGCTCTCATCAGAAGTGTTTTCGACCACGTAGACGGATTCGTCCCATGCGGTACAACCGGTGAATTTGAATACATGAAATACGAAGAGAGGAAACGAATTTTCGACATCTGCATTGACGAGGCGAATGGCAAGAAACCGGTCATTGCTGGAACCGGTGATCCTTGCACCCGGAACGTCATCGAATTGTCAAAGTATGCCGAAGACGCTGGTGCTGACGCTTGCCTTGTCGTCACACCTTATTTCCTTCATCCCTCCGACAAAGGAATCTATGAACACTTTTACCAGCTATCACGTGCAGTTGACATTCCAATCATCATGTACAACATCCCGCAGACAGTCGGTGGCTATCTTCCAAGGAGAGTTATCGAGGACCTCGCCGAGATCGACAACATCGTCGGTTTGAAGGATTCGTCAGGGAATCTAACTTACACAATGGAGGTCCTCGAAAAGGTTGGCGATAAGATCGATATCGTCGTCGGTCATGATGAGGTCGTGCTTCCAGCGCTCGCAGGAGGATGCACCGGGATGATTCTCGCGAGCGCACAGATTTATCCTGATATCTGGCAGAAGGTTTACAGGGCCGTCAGAGAGGGGAATCTCGTGGAGGCGAGGAAACAGCAGTTGAAGGTCCAAAAGCTCTCGAGAATTTTCTGTAGGTACGGCGGGCCAGTACCAATCAAAATCGCGCTCAAGTACATGGGACTCGATATGGGGAAGACGAGGAGCCCCCTGAAGGAGGGCGGTGTGATTCTCCACGAGGATCGAGAGGAAATCAGGCTCGAGCTCGAGAAAATCGGCAAGATTCCAGTGTCTGAGCCGCCAGTCGAAGCCCCTGAACTCCCCCTCGAGAAGAGATTCGAAGATATCGGAATTTCTGCAGCTGAACTCAGCAATAATATGATCTACATTGGAAGTGCGTCCGCTGGTACTGGCATCAACAAGGTGCGCGTCGACCTCGTTGCCGGTCCGAAAGACGGGGCTGTCGGCGTCGCATTCGCAAGCCAACTCGTGTATCTCAGAAGGGGATATGAAGCACTGCCAGCGATCCTTGAACCGAATCTATCCGCGAAGCCGAGTTGCCTAATTGTTCCAACGGTCGAACTCAAGAACCTCCGTCAGGCAAACATCATGTACGGTCCAGCCCAGGCAGGAATCGCGAAAGCGATTGCAGATAAGGTAGAGATGAATGTGATCCCGAAAGATATCATCGACACGCATGTAATGCTCGTTAAAGCTTTCGTGCATCCAAATGCTCTCGAACGGGGGATCCTTTACAAAAACTTCTACGATGCGACGGTGCGCGCGATTGATATGGCGTTCGGAAGGGGGGTGATGTGA
- a CDS encoding ArsR family transcriptional regulator, protein MQNTGDVVMDRFFQVYLTSNGLKQISNPLRQRILSELQDKELSLSDIANITGKAQSTISGHLEELVREKLIACREDPTDSRRKIYHLISKPIGSSTSPRDDLKDAIGKTIAGSIGMPSTFLKGVIRSIILGMESIGLRMEPMLKDIGKMIGTEISKRMKSNSLEELIKEIQEFYETHELGEVCVYSVRPLVLIIRDEYNCHRMPETGRSFCILNEGIIGAILENRTGMCLNIVVDAECLASGYSHCKYLVEPASKSHA, encoded by the coding sequence ATGCAGAACACTGGTGATGTAGTAATGGATCGTTTCTTCCAGGTCTATTTGACTTCAAACGGTCTGAAGCAAATCTCAAATCCTCTGCGTCAAAGGATTCTGAGCGAATTGCAAGATAAAGAGCTGAGCCTTAGCGACATCGCGAACATCACAGGTAAAGCGCAGTCAACGATTTCTGGACATCTGGAAGAACTGGTCAGAGAAAAACTGATTGCATGTAGGGAGGATCCGACCGACAGTAGAAGGAAAATTTATCATTTGATATCAAAACCCATCGGCTCCTCGACTAGCCCGAGAGACGATTTAAAAGATGCTATCGGAAAAACGATCGCAGGATCAATCGGCATGCCGAGCACTTTTCTCAAAGGGGTTATCAGGTCGATCATTCTTGGCATGGAGTCAATAGGACTTAGAATGGAGCCGATGCTCAAAGACATCGGAAAGATGATTGGGACGGAGATTTCGAAACGGATGAAATCGAATTCTCTTGAAGAACTTATCAAAGAAATTCAGGAGTTTTACGAAACACACGAGCTTGGTGAGGTCTGCGTTTACTCAGTTAGACCTCTTGTATTGATCATCAGAGATGAATACAATTGTCATCGAATGCCTGAGACCGGAAGGAGCTTTTGCATTCTTAATGAGGGAATCATTGGAGCAATCCTCGAGAACCGCACGGGCATGTGTTTAAACATCGTGGTCGATGCGGAGTGCCTTGCGAGTGGCTACAGCCATTGTAAATATTTAGTCGAACCAGCATCAAAAAGCCATGCCTGA
- a CDS encoding NAD(P)H-hydrate dehydratase encodes MKVTTVAQMREMDRQAVEKYGIDELLLMENAALAVYEVIMRELNGVAGKNFVVFCGPGNNGGDGLAVARKIDSSGGRVKVFLLRQKDEFKGIAKKNLEMVERRNLEIVVINSAEDAASAIAQCDAVIDAILGTGITKEVTGIFKEVIELINRCKKPIFSVDIPSGISGDSGLVMGVAVKANYTITFGLPKIGNVVHPGYEHSGKLFVSHISFPPALYNDDSIKVEISIPQEIPSRKQDAHKGTFGEMLFIAGARAYLGAPYFSAMSFLKAGGGYSRLATPISVSFFIASKGSEIVIIPQKETETGSIALENKESLLELANRMDMVIVGPGLSLNEETQELVRWLTERIEKPLLIDGDGITAVTKNLDCVRKRKTTTILTPHTGEMSRITGIKTSEIRKDRIGIVQRTTKDLNAIIVLKEGISFIGYPDGRVYINMTGNSGMSTAGSGDVLTGSIAAMYGLGLPIEEAVKAGVFIHGLAGDMAAEVIGQDGMTAQDVLNFMPAAVRYYRTHYEEIRRTLYGKITVV; translated from the coding sequence ATGAAAGTAACCACCGTGGCTCAAATGAGAGAAATGGATCGACAAGCCGTTGAAAAATATGGGATTGACGAGCTTCTACTTATGGAGAACGCAGCTCTTGCTGTTTATGAAGTCATTATGAGAGAATTGAATGGCGTCGCGGGAAAGAATTTCGTCGTGTTTTGCGGTCCAGGCAACAACGGTGGCGACGGTCTTGCTGTTGCCAGAAAAATCGATTCAAGCGGAGGCAGAGTCAAAGTATTTCTGCTGCGCCAGAAAGACGAATTCAAGGGGATTGCGAAAAAGAACCTCGAAATGGTCGAACGAAGGAATTTGGAAATTGTTGTGATCAACTCCGCTGAAGATGCTGCCTCGGCAATTGCACAATGCGATGCAGTCATCGATGCAATCCTCGGCACCGGTATTACGAAAGAGGTTACGGGGATTTTCAAAGAAGTCATCGAACTCATCAATCGCTGCAAGAAGCCGATTTTCAGCGTTGACATTCCATCTGGCATAAGTGGGGATAGCGGACTCGTCATGGGGGTTGCAGTGAAAGCAAATTACACGATTACATTCGGTCTTCCGAAGATCGGCAATGTCGTTCACCCGGGATACGAACACTCAGGAAAGCTGTTCGTTTCGCATATTTCATTTCCTCCAGCACTTTATAATGACGATTCAATAAAGGTCGAGATCAGCATCCCTCAAGAGATCCCATCGAGAAAACAGGATGCGCACAAAGGAACTTTCGGTGAGATGCTGTTCATTGCTGGTGCCAGAGCGTATCTCGGTGCTCCTTATTTCTCAGCAATGAGCTTTCTCAAGGCTGGCGGAGGGTACTCAAGACTCGCGACACCGATCTCCGTATCATTCTTCATCGCCAGCAAGGGAAGCGAGATCGTTATCATTCCTCAAAAAGAGACCGAAACCGGCAGTATCGCACTCGAGAACAAGGAATCATTACTTGAGCTCGCAAACAGGATGGATATGGTGATCGTCGGACCAGGTCTTTCGCTGAACGAGGAGACACAGGAGCTGGTAAGATGGCTAACTGAAAGAATCGAAAAACCCCTTCTCATCGACGGCGACGGTATCACGGCCGTCACAAAGAATCTCGACTGCGTTAGAAAGAGGAAAACAACAACAATTCTTACCCCTCATACAGGCGAGATGTCAAGAATCACTGGCATAAAGACTTCCGAAATCAGGAAAGACAGGATAGGCATTGTCCAGAGGACGACGAAGGATCTGAATGCGATCATCGTCCTGAAGGAAGGAATCTCATTTATAGGCTATCCGGACGGCAGAGTCTATATCAACATGACTGGCAACTCAGGCATGTCCACAGCTGGCAGCGGCGATGTTTTAACGGGAAGCATCGCGGCGATGTACGGACTTGGATTGCCGATCGAGGAAGCTGTGAAAGCTGGCGTTTTCATACACGGACTCGCTGGCGATATGGCCGCAGAAGTGATCGGACAGGATGGGATGACGGCCCAGGATGTCCTCAACTTCATGCCAGCAGCGGTCAGATACTATCGAACCCATTATGAAGAGATACGCAGAACCCTCTATGGCAAGATCACCGTCGTCTGA